GCTGGCTGTAGGGTAGATCCACACATAGCCATTATTGCCTAGTATGATGCTAGCACCACATGGTAGGTTGTGGAAATGGGTCTTACACCTCTTGATGAGGGATGGAGATATTTTGATCATTACACCTTGACCAAGCTGGGAAAAAAGgtaaaacaaattcaaataataaaactagagcggttctcgggttgcgcggttttcggcatacgcggttggtgtgtaaggttgttgggtgatggtatggtagtggttgtgtttaaatgtgagtttcttttcagaaccctgtatgggcgaagcacggatggtggatggggagtgtggggtgattaaagaaggaaataatatggcaatgtaataggccgcacagctgtgtaatgtttatgttttacaagatgcccagagcacgggttgggatatggaaaatcccctcgtggtgtcgagttcacaacaggtgttggtattgctttaccaaaacaacctgagccgtgtgttggaagattttgtatgtttagacagttttctagcaatgttgactgtacccaccaagtttcatgcccatacgacagattttagtaatttgacctcagatgacccatgagtgaccttggattacccccaaaatgaccttccaaaatttgactcttaatgttgactgtactcaccaaatttcaagctgttatgacagtttttaatttgacctcagatgaccactgggtgacctcggatgacaccgaaatgaccttccaataacttgactctaaatgttgaatatacccaccaagtttcgtgcccatataacagttttagtaatttgacctcaggtgcccctgggtgacctcggatgacccagaaatgaccttccaaaaattgactctaagtgttgactatgcccaccaagtttcgtgcccatatggcagtttttagtaatttgacctcagatgaactctgtgtgaccttggatggaAGGGGGAAATGGGGAGGAACGGGAGGGAAgctatgatttcctttctccatgctcaaaattaaatgttgaaattaaagttttcatttttcgttggaaagggtgtgcccgagtgattgcgtattaaaacagacgttaacaaacaaaaacaaaattccctaaattgttatgccaaaataaaaaaattcatcttgtaaatttttggctctatgtaaagtttggaaggatttttgtttctcaaaaaagaaaagaaaatctggtgtcataatgaatcaaaagatgtatgttttatacagtaaatgaagtaaaaattatgatgagcagtgattatgccatctaatctaatcttaatatttcgtctttttgtcaaattgtcaaaagtatgtgatagccgatttattgctcaaccgcaccaagtatttagttttgtttagttgtgtcgttaaaatacccaaacaattaagtttccgacgatacagttctttcagggacaccctgtatatagcatgtttgtactacagtatcgattttattgaaggtcactggtaaacaaacacttgatagtctgtgcctcggggcagactgtatgtggctatcacgatgtttgttcggatcgcccgacatAAATTggatgtgtaggagactaggtacATGTATGTGCAAACAAATGagcgtttccaaaaagcaacacaaaagcaaacaaaaaatacacccattgcccgctatttactgcacgaaatgaacgactctaatcaggtaccgcacgaaatgaacgactctaatcagctgcggcaattccacaATCATGCACAATGGTGCATAGGCCTATcttatacacgtattcttatttgtgcatttgacggacttgggtgtttttgtttttgttaaatatctcctctcctgaacacatattattatagaaaatatatctacttcttcattcgcttacatactatataccctgcaactttcaatctacacagtggtTAGATaaccccttaaacgtgcgaacaaatattgcaaaacaaaattaaagtatggctacGCCCATACAACAAGTGTTTTGTTCTTGTCAACAAGATCAAATGAAACTACTGAAACATTCATTCAGCTAGCTCTTAATCAGAGCTTTCATAAGATGCAGATGACATAAGTACAGTGAGCGCTAAAGTCTAGTGTGTCACTGGGGTGCAAACCCTCTTGATTGATGAAGTCCTCTACTGTGTGACTGCCCCTTCTACATGTATGACCATGGTGCCAATTACACTGATCATAAAACCGCCATCAAGCCAAAGCAGATTCACTGGCCTGTTTAGTACACCTCAGAGAGTGCAGGTCTTGGGTTTTAAGATAGCAACTTTATTAAGGACTCATCTAGGCTCAGACTACATGATCTTAACTATAATTCTTGTGTCTATGCCTTCATGAGTTGCTGCAGGAccaatttatttgaattgaagagtCACATAATTTTAGATGTCAGTAAAAGTAAAACGCAATACCTTTCCGTATTTCAGACTTCTTGTATGCAATGAAAGAGCACCATCTTGAAACACAGTTTGTACTTCTGCCTGAATTAAAGATACTgttaaggaaaataatgcattttcaatACACAATAGCACACATGATCAAAAAACCATTTTAAGCACTGTCCTACACAGTGAATGAAACAATTTCAGTGGCTCCTATGGGCTGTGTTGTATAAGATAGTTAAAGGATTTAAAATGTCCTTGCATAAGTTTTGTCCTTTGCGACATAGATGCAGCGTACCAATAATTTTGCCGCAACATCAACACAATTGAAGCGGAACTTTGGGGTAAAGTGCGGAAAACATGGTATTTGTTGCAAAAGAAAACAGAAGAAACGTTTGACTATCTGCTGACCCTAATGCAGTTGCCACAAGCCAGTTGTGAAGGATACATACTTTTGTCAAATTATTGCTTACCAAATATGAGGGCCTCAATATTATTATTTCAGTTTCataatttaaatgaaaaaaaacctaGTTAGTCTGAtcacacaaataaaaaaaaatcatgtccaCCCATCCCCGGGATGTCCACTGACACGATGGCTATTCCGACCAGGGGGGGCTGGCCAAGATTGACTGACGTCAATTTTGAcgattttgacgtcgtcattggttttacacggaaacacgaaaatgtctcaaataattccaaaagtgtatgcatgttataagcactattttatcaataTCAAAATGGTGATTGTTGTActtggccgtgtgtcctgaactcgccacccttagcgttacatgacaaatattatgaatttttacaccaaccgggtttctaattagattatctcgacaatcatcaaccctaaactagcaaaagtatacatttttggaaagctgaaggcatcagcaatatatacatttcaactcattatacagggtgacctgcaagttatacagggtggaataaaaacgattttgataaaaaatgggtcacgcaatgcattgcttattaccaacttacagtaataaactggaagtaaacaacattcatttggttagaggaaatggagagccaactgacatcggaagaaaccaaaatcacagctgtttggtaatctcggaatatagggtgtcccaaagtatgttagatttttttacaattcagcatattttgaacctaaacattttccccctaacccatacagaaaaatatgtccatatttagattcctcgtcaaatttcccttcagaaaatctatactttgactatgataggataagtaattaaaattttacagtaactttcatattttgaagacatctgtaatttacttactacagtgtttaatatgacaacgagtagttttgtatggaaaagtttgtattttctacactaaaccaatcataaatgattaaaaacaattagtagaattgtttagctgtaaggccatgagttgtttagatgctaaatagagtccaaatccaatttacagccttttacagcctttacagaagcagattatattagtgacagtaaaggtaaagtgtacataggcttatattattgaatgcaacatatcataatgtcataattgtattggcacttcaatactaaacaattctgattttagaatctgcctgtttattaatcgcgaaattccatgttaaaaatagactatggactatcaattttaaatgggattttgaacaggcaaagtccctaacactcacactgtcaatcatacttgtttatcaatcaaatttaaccgcaagcaaatacaagacgcgttcatgcacttattgacacgctcatgcaattacacaacacaaaggcggggtaggccacatacttgtgtaccatgtagttattaatggtaatgacaggtacccggagaatttaaaccataacgagatcggggcgaccaatcacaagccagatccatttaaagatgcattacatcatgaccaattttagtaggccagatttccgacaatctctcatccatagaagctcatagacagctgtgttaagcatctctgaccgcaatccaaagtcagtagtccacttgggaagctaacaaacagaaggagtagggtgactgaaaagaacagatgtgaaaatctatcaattgtgcacacattaattaaatcagagttttaagcttaaatacaatatccagagtatgcacaatgggcaagtggactacggggtagtctagccaAAAGACGGCTGGACGGGTCTCTGGCTAACACTTTGCTGAACATGTACAACTTCTTTCGAAAATAATTGAAACAATGACTGAGTGGAAAGGATACACTAATAAGATCGCCTTCTGTAAGATACTCCCTCATGAGTAGCTCATCTTCAGCTGATCGCCTCCTAAGTTCACCACCAGGTAAATtaactgatgatagcattaagaTGGAGTTAAGACGAGAGTTGGTGTCCACACGCCATCTCTTCTGACCAACCTGTATGTGGGTGAGAAACAGATCAACTTTTTTGTCAATACTTGGTACAAAAGGACTATACATTACTATTTTTACATTACACAGAAACACAAACACCCCCACTCTTGTAGACGCTATATCAAGTGTAGTTTTCATACATGGAGACACCACGCACACAGTCTAAATGTGGAACTCATCCATACACAATTGACGGACTATGGTGCTATTCGAATCACAAAATGAAAATGGGGGGTGTGTTATACCCCCTCTATGGCTCAAAGATTTctccaactgtggagctccacaaTTACGATAAGACTCCACAGTTGGTATATAAAATACACCTTGTTTGAATGCAGTTGCAAACACacacctgtttgtaaatacgttcaaaccaGGACCTCGGCTTAACCCTTTGAACCCTGGCCTACCACGTAGTTCCGTACATCCAACCCTGAGCTTCCTAATGCACTCGAAAATCGCCTCATCATTTTGCCCGTCACGCCAAAAGAAAAGGTCTCCGACCCCTGAACCCCGGTCTCCCAGATAGCCAAAGTATTCcgatgtaaacaaaacatatcgCAATTTATGTTACGTGAGCCGCTTTAGCGACTCTTCGAGTTTTTGACACACCATGGTAGAAGCCTCTATAGTGGCTCGTCGGGACTACGGTACAGGTTACCGTGAGCCGTTATGGCAGCTCGTCGGGTTCAAAGGGTTAAGGAGGAcctaaccgaggactcacacacccgtttttaatcgacacactgTGGACCTTACAtaaacacaccagacaacttactataCAACAGTCTgtgacccgtcctatacccccATGGGGGACcaatcttatatgctatcttatgcATATttgccagccctcgaattaaggattggaaagttgaaaattgccttggattttcactgaaaaggcaagacagcacggcagtttgtaatatttcaagacggcatcatggcaactgttgaaaatttgagaagggcaccaaggcaatttctcaaaagtaaagaaaacacacacaaacatagatagatgattttttaatgaaggggcagggctggggcaccgacggcaacttcattagagggcacagcaagtgactgccttgggtaaaggacatattttgagggcattacggcagtggcatactcggcagtggggtttgactcccaccctttttattttacccccaccctttttattgaggcaccctttttattgaggcaccctttatactgaaaattcctgacccccacgctttttactgaggcaccctttatactgaaaattcttgacccccaccactttttgctttttccgctatttgtaaactGACAAAATCGCACGCAATTTGGTTCGAAGTATCAagtatgccgaattctgcacctatttcacatgtgcgagtccaatgtttttctctccattaagttgatacattacgtgaacaatgcaaattatatgtgaaaaactactactgtactgtaaaataagcattttaatgagtaactgtacttttatggcgttcaaatgttgttcttgtcatgaaacttgacgtacgctgtgttcagcgactatatcttacttcttccgtgctgcttcgctcaatcaattatgcatgttaATGACGTCTTTCGTatacgatcaatgtaaagaaaataacacgtcatggaaaatcggacatttgcatatgacgtGGTGTTTTGGCAGCGCTTCcgggaggatattgtgtacattgcactggattcacgtaaacaagcgcgagcctgcatcaaatggaattttatcttgcgacatagtgtgcaagttttggtgatttttctcgaactatgattattttatcattcaataaaaatatactgtaagttggaagaagccccacgctttttattttaatcccacgctttatatcagtccacgcttttacccaaaaagtttaaacccccactttttcaccaattttcagaatttcgaaccgcacgcattataaagcgtggactgccgagtgtgagtggggatgggcacccacggcaaaatgccatgggtgccgtgggttaattagAGGGCtgatatttgcatcatttacgtcatcctggtcatagtaacaaaccgaggacgtcctcgtttggaggtgtgtcctcgttttatggtgtgtatccatatggaGGTCCTTGTTTGGAGATatttacaaacacacccccactttattactttatacacacccacacacagtacagaaaatataataaatactGAATTTGCAAAAGAAACCAATTGTGTTGATGTTATTGGGTTACTTCAGGTGGTATGCATTTTAtcttaaatattattgttttgttgTAGAGGGTACGTTACGTTAGGAtttatgtttgtttctttctttcttttttcttcactTACATCTGCAATTCTTCCAACAACAACATCTCCCACTTCACCATTGTACCTGATAAAGACAAAAGACAATTAGAGAAAAATAATTCAACTGACAAATAGATGTGTATCTTTGCAGTAAAGTCTACCACATATTCCTTTCATCAATAATCAAACAAAGTGAGGCACCAcattcaatttggtcctatagaactatcggtgcccggttaggtaccgatgactcttaacatcactccctggagatataataaattgtataaagcataataattaacaattgcatagtgttattgtttttcattgaaataaaaacaaatgcactgtacaaatattcagggtacgataaaaagtgttatcgctacctcttcgggcaccgatagcgctataggaccaaaaaaatgTTGTGCCTGACTTACTGGCTTTATTTTCATGAGAGCTGACAATGATGAAGAGACACAAAAAATTGTCACTTGGATTCCTCTGTCTTCTTTCTCTTTGCATGCAACTATATtaccaattttgttttgttttcctaaGGACATATAATTCAACATATGGTAATACACTGGCAAAACTCTATGGTGTCATACTTCAGAATAATACATTTCTTGCCAAGATTAAATAATGTTGATTGAAAACTGAAATCTCCAGAAGGAATGGCTTCAATGTGTcagcactgaaataattatatcATCAGATGAAGCCGGATGAGTATGCGCTTACCTTGTTTTGAGCGGTTTGACACAGATGAGTTTATTGACTGTTTCAACCACACCAGCAACAGAAGCATGTAGGCTGTCATCTTCCATGTATGTTCCATGACCTCTACATTCGAaaaagagagagacagagagattACCAATTTGTTTTTAACAGACTTCAATGTGTAAATTACAATGTAAGTTGTCATTCGGGCCAGTGtctgaaataaggaaaatatggaggttgtcctgaggacaaaaaaacaatttggttgtccccaaaatgtgtcacatttttaatgcaaaaaaatcaaatttgtttgatgTCTTTTGCTCTGGAAAATTCGTAGCCACAAATTGGTAAACCTGTGCAGATCTTTTAAGCAATGGCACCACTGGGTAACTCAGTGAAAtggttaattaaaattaaaataatcagAGAACTGGACATGCTGAACAAGTGGACATCAAAGCATATAAATAATACGTGCTAGCAGTGGTCCAGATAtctctcttaagggggtactacacccctcgataaatttgtgtctatttttgcatttttctcaaaaactaataacacagtagtaacaaaagttatgtatataggggcaaggaatccaattactaccctggaatttcagtgacccaagacaagcggtttgttatttatgatcagaaataaggtaccgctaggatgtacctcgtttcctatcatatatactgaaccgcttgtcttgagtcactgaaatttcagtgtagtaattggattccttgccccaataataaacataacttttgttaccagtgtgtaattattttttgagaaaaatgcaaagatagtcacaaatttaccacatgggtgtagtacccccttaaggatacAAGTTACAATCAACATGACAAGTCAAAACTTAGTGTCaagttttatttaaatttataaatatattgtataaatcataattttagaagtaaaatatagtggttgtccaggggataagtacatctAGCTAAATATGGTTGTCCtcaagtgatttttggacaagaggataagtgcttatttcgaacactgatccGGGCAACCTGAGTGAAGCCCAGATTTGCTGGCGGATGaccagaaattcactgcaggATATCCATCAGACACACAAtcaaatactttaaaaaaaagtatcaTTCATGatggttgattttgaaaaaaaatgtgtttaaaatatGCAAAGTTGAAAATTATAATTCCAAATATACGGATCACCAAATCTGCTGGAtcacctgattttttttctgaaaatgtaaAACATAGTTTTATCAGGACTCCGTGTGGAGGGGTGTGTGCCCGGGGCCACGGGGGGGGTCACGGGGGGGGTCACGGGGGATcacgggggtcactcccattgtggcctgtacaccatccgcattaatgaaaacgcgtaaaggatagtttttcgtgggtaagcacgatacacGCGTAACACGTATAGGCTTGAGGTGTCAAAAACattaaatatggtcattttcacggtaaagggtgtaactttggatttttaacattttgatccgtagtgttctaataaagccacagaattccatgatttttggctacataagtcatctagttagcagctaccttgggtagcatagtCATCTtggggagttactgcgttcagttttagcaggcttaaatgtacttaatattgccattttgaaaaactataaaaaacagtaacatttttgtaaaaccctgtgttttcttcagttacttcatggataatttttcttatcctgaaagtatggtcatatgttcagtaaacactgccacattagatttaattgtgaacagccctgtatttttgagaaccggacttcgatatttgtcgtttcggaggcttcattttccgttaacaattgttaacaaactttgtgggtatagctttggttcataattcttggttatttcttcacttcttcatgATTCATAActgttgatatcttaacttgaaatgggtaacaaaaattagttgatttgcaagcttttaagatttttataaaatcttgacttcaaagagccctttttccgttaacttttttgaagcctccgaaacaaactgttcagcaagcttgggcaaatataaataaaagagctcatccaatctatttatcaaaatgtagcaaagtagatcctcaagtcacttgtttttaaatcgtggagatatatatcaccgtttgaaaatgggacccaatacaaactttccgttaacaattgaagcctccgaaacaaatgaagcctccgaaacaacaataacattaattatcatctatgcatatggtcattttcacggtaaagggtgtaactttggatttttaacattttgatccgtagttttctaataaagccacagaattccatgatttttggccacataagtcatctagttagcagctaccttgggtagcataatcatcttcgggagttactgcgttcagttttagcaggcttaaatgtacctaatattgccattttgaaaaactgtaaaaaacagtaacatttttgtaaaaccctgtgttttcttcagttagttcatggataatttttcttatcctgaaagtacggtcatatgttcagtaaacactgccacattagatttaattgtgaacagccctgtatttttgagaaccggacttgatatttgtcgtttcgaggcttcattttccgttaacaattgttaacaaactttgtgggtatagctttggttcataattcttggttatttcttcacttcttcttgattcataacagttgataccttaacttgaaatgggtaacaaaaattagttgatttgcaagcttttaaaatttttataaaatcttgacttcaaagagccgattttccgttaactttttgaagcctcgaaacaaactgttcagcaagcttgggcaaatataaataaaagagctcatccaatctatttatcaaaatgtagcaaagtagatcctcaagtcacttgtttttaaatcatggagatatatatcaccgtttgaaaatgggacccaatacaaactttccgttaacaattgaagcctccaaacaaatgaagcctctgaaacaacagtaaacttacttATCATCTATgaatatctaaattggtatgttccatattgatatctgcattgtaattgttgcatgatatgtgcagaatgtcataaatttaaaaaaaaattgatattatggttaatgcttgaaaaatatactgatatccaagaaagaccgtttcggaggcttcacatgcaaataacaccatacttaacaaatgggtgaaaaaattaccatgttataaatctacaatatctgccgcatagaatcattgattcaatacacacaagaaaataacagcttagatgatcccaacagtgttgttttcaaaaaactacttctgcaatgtttaaccattgttaacatgaagcctcgaaacaaaaaaaatgacttgctgtgataatttaatttttgtcacaactgaaattcaatacttagaagcaaagcatggaaattggtaattgtgatattttttacctattttttcatgtcaacttgtagtagttagccaaatattttacttttatgatcacctgtgttgttaactgaagcctccgaaacacaaatcgcttgaattgccaattctaaaaaaataactccaatttctgtgaaacttggctgggaggttcctttcatcaagtagtatttgtacatgaagttatacatttaaattattttaggaacccaattaaaacttaaaaaatatgtttaaggttgggaaatttccattggaaatgacccttgatgttaaaaattttcaaaattgcaattacaaacatagcaaaacatggtataaaatttaacttatatctgttgacttactttggaatgggatttcacatgtattccagctttcatgtcataattttctgagcttatgtaaaatacattttttcttagatttaaaccaaaatgttatggaaatgtcaatttttttatcagaaatcaaaaggtttaagccttgaaacactattttactcgaatttaagttgcttctatgcatgatta
Above is a genomic segment from Amphiura filiformis chromosome 17, Afil_fr2py, whole genome shotgun sequence containing:
- the LOC140137842 gene encoding exosome complex component RRP4-like, with product MAISIEAVKRRKVVTDIEEPSRLVTPGDVITSDTDFMRGHGTYMEDDSLHASVAGVVETVNKLICVKPLKTRYNGEVGDVVVGRIADVGQKRWRVDTNSRLNSILMLSSVNLPGGELRRRSAEDELLMREYLTEGDLISAEVQTVFQDGALSLHTRSLKYGKLGQGVMIKISPSLIKRCKTHFHNLPCGASIILGNNGYVWIYPTASKDDEHQHAGGFVQNLQPVSFSDREVIARLRNCIVGLAEHRMLLYDTSVLYTYEASSNFDAGELLKSDIMDIIIEEVRTRIQMEVKQS